DNA from Diaphorobacter limosus:
GGCAGCACCAGCTACCACGACATATTGCCCGCCGTGCGCCGCGTGGAGATTGGCTACACCTGGTACGCCAAGAGCGTGCAGCGCAGCCATGTCAACACCACGGCCAAGCTCTTGATGATGGGCCATGCCTTCGAGCAGCTGCAATGCCATGTCGTGGGGTGGCGCACGGACAATTTCAACTTCGCCTCGCAACGCGCCATAGAACGCCTGGGCGCCAGGAAAGACGGCGTGATCCGCGGCCATGCGCTGCGCCGCGACGGCACCATTCGCGACACGGTGATGTACAGCATGCGTGCGGGTGAATGGCCCGAGGCACGCGCGCAGTTGCTCTATTTTTTGAAGCAGCATGCGCGCACCACGTAAGCGATAGAGGCCAATTTAATGCTGATCGACTTCTTCTACACCCTGCGCGCGGCCAAGCTGCCCGTGTCCGTCAAGGAGTTCATGGGCCTGCTCGAGGCGCTTCAGGCCGGCGTGGTCGGCCCCCACTCCGACGATGCCTGGAGCCTGGACGACTTCTACTACCTGGCGCGCACCGCGCTGGTCAAGGACGAGAAGCATTTCGACAAGTTCGACCGCGCCTTTGCGGCCTACTTCAAGGGCGTGGAGATGCTGGCCGATTTCACCAAGGAAATCCCCGCCGACTGGCTGCGCAAAATGCTCGAGCGCGAGCTGACGCCCGAGCAAAAGGCCGCCATCGAGAAGATGGGCTGGGACGAGCTGATGGAGACGCTGAAGAAACGCCTGGAGGAACAAAAGGG
Protein-coding regions in this window:
- a CDS encoding GNAT family N-acetyltransferase, with amino-acid sequence MSFVEPVTLRRGGLLLEPLALSHEEGLRQAAADGELWRIRVTSVPEPQDTRTYIEAALQGRAEGQRFAFAVIDEASGRVLGSTSYHDILPAVRRVEIGYTWYAKSVQRSHVNTTAKLLMMGHAFEQLQCHVVGWRTDNFNFASQRAIERLGARKDGVIRGHALRRDGTIRDTVMYSMRAGEWPEARAQLLYFLKQHARTT